From a region of the Triticum aestivum cultivar Chinese Spring chromosome 7D, IWGSC CS RefSeq v2.1, whole genome shotgun sequence genome:
- the LOC123166462 gene encoding uncharacterized protein: MSSSAGDGLAPPSSASKGKARMDDDAVALAPEGVPCGICFTDSRRAIRGELDCCAHHFCFVCIMAWARVESRCPFCKARFRTIRRPPVPGRLPSERVVNVTERNQVYHPRGNVSSVVSTDPYVNSGCSVCNCSSDEDLLLLCELCDVASHTYCVGLGTTVPEGDWFCKDCETSKEEHSRCQIDDGGSSDHGEIEITIEVPTAEPVTEPSASDIVDEGYSLSSVRRTNTRSSGTTIEVPTAEPVTEPSVSDIVDEGYSLSSLRRTNTRSSGTTIEVPTVQPVTEPSVSDIVDGSYSLSSLRRRNTRSSGPIPVPSIYDNVDEDYGTIPVHGTNAQSSGSFPVPSVYDIVDEDYEINPLRRTNTRSTRPDRNANDLPSQGTSSDGSYSHESPQGRGTGRALLHAHARFGTERARTFRNSRNLNNRIMLLRENWPALRAGSAGFARHLHNNSASSSVKGHQQSAAPPPKETRYVNKAWKMLEMAKSAGGRKKCDKPSSLDCTPRFSMGNRSTSFSPIDTILGQKKQSLSPTVTQRNAMKFDRGAKRDNILPRKDVVGHCDLPGNRHVLVREGIGSFQCRMTNQESPNGKVALSSHSQHVDQTPESSCGGKVASSSHRQHVDQTLESVHGPLGSGKPKMDALHPSANSLLSGRPTMISPLQIVPSAGSQSGAKVNPQEPSAVCAATSNEIGTMAATVEVRKSSGPDRGESKRKHCSGTRDDQGSKKPRVNPQEPSAVRAATSNEIGTVAPTVEVRKSSGPDRGESKRKHRPGTRDDQGSKQPRVNPQEPSAVRAVTSNEIGTVSATVEVRKSSGLDRGESKRKHRSGTRDDQGSKKPRKSDKLAKSEISCLAMLELKLLKIDKTYGSDRFKEAARAATHTVLASYGLEHTPSVALALPKPVCKHSCRTGSSKASAIANTCKECLRGFVKQAISSVLASKQMDQTAASC, encoded by the exons ATGTCCTCCTCCGCCGGCGACGGCCTCGCGCCCCCGTCGTCGGCGTCCAAGGGCAAGGCCAGGATGGACGACGACGCCGTGGCCTTGGCGCCGGAGGGCGTCCCCTGCGGCATCTGCTTCACGGACTCGCGGCGGGCGATCCGGGGCGAGCTCGACTGCTGCGCCCACCACTTCTGCTTCGTCTGCATCATGGCCTGGGCGCGCGTCGAGTCGCGCTGCCCCTTCTGCAAGGCGCGCTTCCGCACCATCCGCCGCCCGCCCGTCCCCGGCCGCCTCCCCTCCGAGCGCGTCGTCAACGTCACCGAGCGCAACCAG GTATACCATCCTCGAGGCAATGTGAGTAGCGTGGTGAGCACTGATCCTTACGTGAACAGCGGCTGCAGCGTATGTAACTGCTCCAGTGATGAGGACCTGCTGCTCCTCTGCGAGCTATGTGATGTGGCTTCACACACGTATTGCGTGGGGCTAGGGACCACTGTGCCAGAGGGAGACTGGTTCTGCAAGGACTGTGAAACATCCAAGGAGGAGCACTCGAGGTGTCAGATCGATGATGGTGGGTCTAGTGATCATGGTGAAATTGAAATCACTATTGAAGTTCCAACTGCTGAGCCAGTTACAGAACCTTCCGCTTCTGATATTGTGGATGAGGGTTACTCTCTGAGTTCAGTTCGCCGCACAAATACGAGGAGCAGTGGGACTACCATTGAAGTTCCAACTGCTGAGCCGGTTACAGAACCTTCCGTTTCGGATATTGTGGATGAGGGTTACTCTTTGAGTTCACTGCGCCGCACAAATACGAGGAGCAGTGGGACTACCATTGAAGTTCCAACTGTCCAGCCAGTTACAGAACCTTCCGTTTCGGATATTGTGGATGGGAGTTACTCTTTGAGTTCACTGCGCCGCAGAAATACGAGGAGCAGTGGGCCTATCCCAGTTCCGTCTATTTATGATAATGTGGATGAAGATTACGGGACAATTCCAGTGCACGGGACAAATGCACAAAGCAGTGGGTCTTTTCCAGTTCCTTCTGTTTATGACATTGTGGATGAGGATTACGAAATAAATCCACTGCGTAGGACTAATACGCGGAGCACTAGACCTGATAGAAATGCCAATGATTTGCCATCGCAGGGTACTTCTTCTGATGGATCATATTCTCATGAATCTCCTCAAGGGCGAGGCACTGGTCGCGCATTGTTGCATGCCCATGCTCGCTTTGGAACTGAGAGAGCTAGAACATTTCGTAATTCTCGCAATCTTAATAACCGTATAATGCTGCTGCGTGAGAACTGGCCTGCTCTCCGTGCAGGTTCTGCGGGATTTGCCAGACATCTACACAACAATAGCGCTAGTTCTTCTGTTAAAGGGCATCAGCAGTCTGCGGCACCTCCGCCTAAGGAGACCCGTTATGTCAATAAGGCATGGAAAATGTTGGAAATGGCAAAGTCTGCTGGTGGAAGGAAGAAATGTGACAAGCCTTCCTCCCTAGACTGCACTCCTCGATTCTCTATGGGAAATAGGTCAACTTCATTCAGCCCGATTGATACAATCTTAGGACAGAAGAAGCAGAGCCTTTCTCCTACCGTGACTCAGAGAAACGCTATGAAATTTGACCGTGGTGCAAAAAGGGATAATATACTGCCCAGGAAGGATGTTGTAGGGCACTGCGACTTGCCTGGGAATCGCCATGTATTAGTTCGTGAAGGAATTGGTTCATTCCAGTGTAGAATGACAAATCAGGAAAGTCCAAACGGTAAAGTTGCCTTGTCAAGCCATAGTCAACATGTTGATCAGACACCAGAATCCTCGTGTGGCGGTAAAGTTGCCTCATCAAGCCACAGACAACATGTTGATCAAACATTGGAATCTGTGCATGGCCCGCTTGGATCAGGGAAACCTAAAATGGATGCGCTGCATCCATCTGCAAACAGTCTATTGTCTGGTCGTCCCACGATGATCTCTCCGCTACAAATCGTGCCGAGCGCTGGGAGCCAATCTGGTGCAAAGGTAAACCCTCAGGAACCTTCAGCCGTTTGTGCTGCAACATCCAATGAAATTGGCACCATGGCAGCAACAGTTGAAGTTAGAAAAAGTTCTGGACCAGACCGTGGCGAGTCCAAGAGAAAACATTGTTCTGGAACTCGTGATGATCAAGGATCCAAAAAACCCAGGGTAAACCCTCAGGAACCTTCAGCCGTTCGTGCCGCAACATCCAATGAAATTGGTACCGTGGCACCAACAGTTGAAGTTAGAAAAAGTTCTGGACCAGACCGTGGTGAGTCCAAGAGAAAACATCGTCCTGGAACGCGTGATGATCAAGGATCCAAACAACCCAGGGTAAACCCTCAGGAACCTTCAGCCGTTCGTGCTGTAACATCCAATGAAATTGGTACCGTGTCAGCAACAGTTGAAGTTAGAAAAAGTTCTGGACTAGACCGTGGTGAGTCCAAGAGAAAACATCGTTCTGGAACGCGTGATGATCAAGGATCCAAAAAACCCAGGAAGAGCGATAAACTTGCAAAAAGTGAAATATCATGCTTGGCCATGCTTGAGTTGAAGCTACTCAAGATAGACAAAACCTACG GTTCTGACAGATTCAAGGAAGCCGCTCGAGCAGCAACACACACCGTCTTGGCTTCCTACGGACTGGAGCATACGCCATCAGTAGCCCTGGCACTCCCCAAACCGGTCTGCAAGCACAGCTGCAGAACCGGATCTTCCAAAGCGTCAGCGATAGCCAACACCTGCAAGGAATGCCTGCGTGGTTTCGTGAAGCAAGCCATCAGTTCGGTGTTGGCCAGCAAGCAGATGGATCAAACTGCCGCCTCTTGCTAG